The window CCAGGCCAGCTACGTCAGTCTGGTGTCCCCGTGGGGCAAGGAAGCCAAGCATGGATAAGTTGCCCGAAACGGTATTGGCCGCCATCGACGAAGCCCGCGTTCAACACGAAGATCCGCTGGCGCTGTTCATCTATGACCTGGACGCGCTGAAACAGCACGTGACGCAAGTGATGGCAGCGCTGCCCGACGGCGTAGAGCTTTACTACGCGATCAAGGCCAACAGCGAACCGCAAATCCTCGCCGCTGTGGCGCCATTGGTGCATGGCTTCGAGATTTCCTCCGGCGGTGAGATCGATCGCCTCCATGCCTGCCCGACGCGCAAGCGATTCATCTTTTCCGGCCCCGGCAAACTGGATTCCGACCTGCGTTCGGCGCTGCAACATCAAGTCGAAGCGATTCACATCGAAAGCCTGAACGAGATCGTCCGCCTGCAACGGTTGGCACTGGAAGCGGGGCGCGTGCAAGACGTCTTGCTGCGGATCAATCCTGAACTGCCGTCACCACTCTCCAGCAAACTGGCGATGGCCGGCACGGCGACACCGTTCGGAATCGATGAGTCGCAACTGGCTCAGGCAGTGAGTTGGGTTGATAACGCCAGCCACCTGCGGCTCAAGGGCTTCCATGTGCATGCGATGTCCCATCAGTCGCTGGTGGAACGCCATGAACAATTGCTCGATCTGTACTTGCAGCGCTGGCCGCAATGGAAGGCGTTGTCGGCCGATCCCGCAGCGGTCACTCACCTCAACGTGGGCGGTGGCATCGGCGTCAATTACCTCGGGCCGCAGCAATTCGACTGGCAGCGCTTGTGTACGCATTTGGCGCAGAGCCTTGCCGCCTGTGCCGATGCGCCCATCGTGCGCTTTGAGCCCGGTCGTTTCATCAGCGCCTTCTGCGGCTATTACGCCATTGAAGTGCTGGACAGGAAAACCAGTCACGGCAAGCACTTCCTGGTCTGTCGGGGCGGCACTCATCAGTTCCGTTTGCCGGTTGCCCAGGGCCATGATCACCCGGTCATTCATCTGCCCCGGCATCGCGTCACGTCAACAGCGCCACAACAGCAGTGGACGGTCGTTGGGCAACTCTGTACGCCAAAGGATGTGCTGAGCCGCGATTGCCCGCTCACGGAGGTGGAGATCGGCGACATGCTGGTACTGCCCCTGGCCGGTGCCTATGGCTACAACATCTCCCACGCCGATTTCCTCTGTCATCCGCGACCACCGCAGGTGTTTGTGCAAGAAGCCGGAGTCGCACCGTGGGATTGACGTTTGCCGTGCCGCGCTGGTTGGTGGTGGTCAACGTGCTGTTGGGCACGCTGACGGTCAGCCTGAACAACAGCTCGCTGAATCCGGCGTTGCCAGCGTTCATGGAGGCCTTTGATATCGGTCCGCTGTTGGCCACCTGGATCGTGGCCGCGTTCATGGTGAGCATGGGCATGACCATGCCGCTCACCAGTTTTCTCAGCCAGCGGGTGGGGCGCAAATCCCTTTATTTGTGGGGCGTGGCGTTGTTTGTCTGCGGTTCGCTGCTAGGGGCGTTGGCCAACTCCATCGCGCTGGTGATTGCCGCGCGCGTGGTGCAAGGCATTGCCAGCGGGCTGATGATTCCGCTGTCGCTGGCGATCATTTTTTCGGTGTACGCCAAGGGCGAGCGGGGCAGGGTTACTGGCCTGTGGGGCGCGGCGGTCATGTTGGCGCCGGCGTTGGGGCCCTTGTGCGGGAGCCTGATGCTGGAGTGGTTCAGTTGGCGCTCGCTGTTCCTGATGAATGTGCCGATTGGCCTGTTGGCGCTGATCCTTGGCGTCGGCGTGCTGCCGGCTTGCGAAGCATTGGAACGCAAACCTTTCGACCTGGCGGGTTACCTGTTGATCGCGACGGGCATCGGCCTGCTGATGATTGCCGTTGGCCGCCTGCGCCATGCCGAGGCCCTCACTGATCCGCTCAACCTCGGCATGCTGCTGACAGCCATTGTGTGTCTGGTCGCGTTTGTTCGACTGGAACTGAACCGGACTTCGCCGCTGCTCAACCTGCGCATCTTTGCCCTGCGCGGTTATCGCTTGAGCGTGATCATCGCCGTGGTGCAGTCGGTCGGCATGTTCGAGTGCCTGGTGCTGCTGCCGCTGCTGGTGCAAGTGGTGATGGGCTACAGCGCTATCTGGACCGGCCTGTCGCTGCTGTGCACGGCGTTGTTCGCCAGCCTGTTCGGGCATCTGGGCGGCAAGTGGCTGGACCGTCACGGCCCGCGCGGCGTGGTGTTCTGGGGGTTGCTGCTGACCGGGGGCGCCACGCTGGGATTGGGCATGCTGGGGGCTGGCGCTTCAATCGGTGTGGTGTTTTTCCTGATGATGGTCCGCGGCGCCGGGCTGGGCCTGTCCTACATCCCCATCACCACCGCCGGGCTCGATGCGCTGCCTGAACCGATGGTCACGCAAGGCGCGGCGATGAACAACATTTCCCGTCGTCTCGTCTCGTCGCTGGCCATCGTGATTGCGTCCCTGTGGCTGGAACTCCGGCTGACTGCCGAGACCGGGGGCGGGGTGGCTTCGATGGCCAGTTCGGGGGCGATCAGCGAGGTCTTCATGGCCACCGGCATCCTCATCCTGCTGGCATTGCCCTGTGCCTGGCGTTTTCCCGTTCACGCATCCGACGAGCCGGCCGAGGCATTGCCCTCGGCCCTCGAACACCGTTAATTCTTTCACGGACAAGGTTATGACTATGGCGACTTCTTCACAGGCAACACAACAGGCTGCGGATTCTGCGCCAGGCGTCTGGCTGGCAACGGCCGATCCGCGCCACTATCAGCAAGTGGAACAGCGCGTGGTGGGTCAACTGCTGCAAACGCTGTTGTATGAAAACGTCTTGCCGTATCGCCATTCGCCCCTCGATGGCGGCCAGTACCGTTTTGTTGTCAGCGGTATCGACGCGCAGCAACAACCGGTGGAGTACCACTGCAATGGATTGCTCAGCGAAAGCTTCGAGCTGATCCGCGTCGACTATGCCAGCCTCGAACGCGTTGACGCGTTGGGCGCACGCCGCCGGCCGCACCTCCATCAAGCATTGGCGGAGCTGCTGAGCGAACTCCAGGACAGCCCGCACCTGCCACGCTTCACCCATGAGCTTGAACAAACGATGCTCAAGGATCTGCAATCGCGCAGTCAGGGTTATCAAGCGGCCA of the Pseudomonas frederiksbergensis genome contains:
- a CDS encoding DHA2 family efflux MFS transporter permease subunit translates to MTFAVPRWLVVVNVLLGTLTVSLNNSSLNPALPAFMEAFDIGPLLATWIVAAFMVSMGMTMPLTSFLSQRVGRKSLYLWGVALFVCGSLLGALANSIALVIAARVVQGIASGLMIPLSLAIIFSVYAKGERGRVTGLWGAAVMLAPALGPLCGSLMLEWFSWRSLFLMNVPIGLLALILGVGVLPACEALERKPFDLAGYLLIATGIGLLMIAVGRLRHAEALTDPLNLGMLLTAIVCLVAFVRLELNRTSPLLNLRIFALRGYRLSVIIAVVQSVGMFECLVLLPLLVQVVMGYSAIWTGLSLLCTALFASLFGHLGGKWLDRHGPRGVVFWGLLLTGGATLGLGMLGAGASIGVVFFLMMVRGAGLGLSYIPITTAGLDALPEPMVTQGAAMNNISRRLVSSLAIVIASLWLELRLTAETGGGVASMASSGAISEVFMATGILILLALPCAWRFPVHASDEPAEALPSALEHR
- a CDS encoding type III PLP-dependent enzyme is translated as MDKLPETVLAAIDEARVQHEDPLALFIYDLDALKQHVTQVMAALPDGVELYYAIKANSEPQILAAVAPLVHGFEISSGGEIDRLHACPTRKRFIFSGPGKLDSDLRSALQHQVEAIHIESLNEIVRLQRLALEAGRVQDVLLRINPELPSPLSSKLAMAGTATPFGIDESQLAQAVSWVDNASHLRLKGFHVHAMSHQSLVERHEQLLDLYLQRWPQWKALSADPAAVTHLNVGGGIGVNYLGPQQFDWQRLCTHLAQSLAACADAPIVRFEPGRFISAFCGYYAIEVLDRKTSHGKHFLVCRGGTHQFRLPVAQGHDHPVIHLPRHRVTSTAPQQQWTVVGQLCTPKDVLSRDCPLTEVEIGDMLVLPLAGAYGYNISHADFLCHPRPPQVFVQEAGVAPWD